A single genomic interval of Lucilia cuprina isolate Lc7/37 chromosome 2, ASM2204524v1, whole genome shotgun sequence harbors:
- the LOC124421341 gene encoding uncharacterized protein LOC124421341 — translation MSEFQERDSGWTLLDIAYLKININKYECLKGSNYIELPEWIMRKKACININNNDEYCFKWAIISALFKVKTHVNLWKSYDINDRIKDEMITLKNGRVLNFKSLKFPLAVNMIKIFEKNNPDIRVNVFGLEGYSIVGPLYFTQQEKSNHINLLLLEEDERIHYVWIKNISRLLRSQLTKRKCAIHICNTCLIHFHNVSALEKHKGQCNKIVTIMPKSGDNILNFRNWMYRLSFMLTLNAF, via the exons atgagTGAATTTCAGGAGAGAGACAGTGGTTGGACCTTATTGGATATTgcgtatttaaaaataaatataaataaatacgaaTGTTTAAAAggttcaaattatattgaattgCCCGAATGGATAATGCGAAAGAAAGCTtgcattaatataaataataatgatgaataCTGCTTCAAATGGGCCATAATATCGgcattatttaaagtaaaaacccATGTTAATTTGTGGAAATCTTATGATATTAATGATAGAATTAAAGATGAAATGATAACGCTTAAAAACGGaagagttttaaattttaaaagtttaaaatttcccTTAGCCGTTAATATGATaaagatatttgaaaaaaataacccCGACATCAGAGTGAATGTTTTCGGTTTGGAAGGGTACAGTATAGTGGGTCCGCTCTACTTCACGCAGCAGGAAAAGAGTAATCacattaatttgttattattagagGAAGACGAACGGATTCATTATGTGtggataaaaaatatatcaag attGCTGAGAAGTCAGCTAACAAAACGTAAATGtgcaatacatatatgtaatacATGTCTCATCCATTTTCATAATGTATCGGCCTTGGAAAAACACAAAGGGCAATGCAACAAAATTGTTACTATAATGCCGAAATCAGGTGATAACATTCTCAATTTCAGAAATTGGATGTACCGTTTGTCGTTTATGCTGACTTTGAATGCATTTTAG